One genomic segment of Mangifera indica cultivar Alphonso chromosome 6, CATAS_Mindica_2.1, whole genome shotgun sequence includes these proteins:
- the LOC123219186 gene encoding lysine-specific demethylase JMJ25 isoform X1, with the protein MGAMIADQNTADQNTLDSYNDEKVQQRIHGASKLSWIASKRRIMKVMCDESMKELEKEKEKKNVESPAQRFKVSLKKRKVSGLSGIFGDTRIPKKPRSDVNEKVNHEDEVLNKKICFEDEVLEDKLDLDDETMALLRIKERQRFRSSDDPTIKRCPKNERRKSELVKNSSCPSSSSSSRSSSSVSRSDSYSNDRCTMRNVKQAKILERFKCHQCMKIERRIVVPCTNCKCRAYCIQCIKQWYPQMSEEDIAELCPFCRRNCNCSVCLHTCGLIKTSKRKITDREKARHLHYLIKLLLPFLRQICEEQTQETEIEAIIQGVHSSEVEIPEIQCGNDERVYCNHCATSIIDLHRGCPNCSYELCISCCQEIREGSLSGCGEMKFRYINRGYSYMHGGDPQPETCHSGTKHDLVESPIPWTASNDGFISCPPIEMGGCGDCVLELKRIIPDGWISDLEKEASDLLENFQTVLTNLNSSCSETGMEMLYRAASRLGSDDNFLYYPPSTEIQEEEELLRFQKHWVKGEPVIVRNVLKKVNGLSWEPMVMWRALCENLDMAISSKISEVKAIDCLAGCEVEIKTRQFFQGYTEGRRYDNFWPEMLKLKDWPPSDKFEDLLPRHCDEFISALPFQEYCDPRAGFLNLAVKLPYGVLKPDMGPKTYIAYGVAEELGRGDSVTKLHCDMSDAVNILTQTAEVELTEQQRSAVEILKEKHRAQDLKEGLVQEKLVGPFGKPSGEQPSTEGGALWDIFRREDVPKLEAYLRKHFKEFRHTYCSPVEQVVHPIHDQCFYLTSEHKRKLNEEFGIEPWSFEQKLGEAVFIPAGCPHQVRNLKSCTKVAVDFVSPENIHECLRLTKEFRLLPKNHKAREDKLEIKKMILYAVEQAIKDARSLLAQEVLS; encoded by the exons ATGGGAGCTATGATAGCAGATCAAAATACAGCTGATCAAAATACGCTTGATAGCTACAATGATGAAAAAGTGCAGCAGAGGATTCATGGAGCCTCGAAACTTTCCTGGATTGCTTCAAAGCGGAGAATTATGAAAGTTATGTGCGATGAAAGTATGAAGGAactagagaaagagaaagaaaagaaaaatgtagaGTCACCTGCTCAACGATTCAAAGTTTcattgaagaaaagaaaggtgAGTGGACTCTCTGGAATATTTGGGGATACCAGAATTCCAAAGAAGCCTCGTAGCGACGTAAATGAGAAAGTTAATCATGAAGATGAAGTGTTGAACAAGAAAATCTGTTTTGAAGATGAAGTTCTGGAGGACAAACTGGATCTTGATGATGAAACAATGGCTTTATTGAGGATCAAAGAACGTCAGAGGTTTAGAAGTTCAGACGATCCAACAATCAAAAGATGcccaaaaaatgaaagaaggaaGAGTGAGTTAGTGAAGAATTCTTCATGCCCTTCATCGTCATCATCTTCTAGATCCTCCAGTTCGGTTTCAAGAAGTGATAGTTATAGCAATGATAGATGTACAATGAGAAATGTGAAG CAGGCTAAAATTTTAGAGCGTTTCAAATGTCATCAGTGTATGAAAATTGAACGTAGAATTGTTGTCCCTTGCACAAACTGTAAATGTAGAGCGTACTGTATCCAATGCATCAAACAATG GTATCCTCAGATGTCAGAAGAAGACATAGCAGAGTTATGCCCATTTTGCCGTAGAAATTGCAACTGCAGTGTATGCTTGCACACTTGTGGTTTGATTAAG ACATCAAAGAGGAAAATAACTGATCGGGAAAAGGCTCGGCATCTGCATTACTTGATTAAGTTACTACTTCCTTTTTTAAGACAAATTTGTGAGGAACAAACTCAGGAGACAGAAATTGAAGCAATCATTCAAG GGGTGCATTCTTCAGAGGTTGAAATACCAGAGATACAGTGCGGCAATGATGAACGTGTTTATTG TAACCACTGTGCAACTTCCATTATTGATCTTCATCGAGGCTGCCCAAATTGTTCTTATGAACTCTGCATCAGCTGTTGCCAAGAAATTCGTGAGGGAAGCCTTTCAGGCTGTGGTGAAATGAAGTTTAGGTATATCAACCGAGGCTACAGTTACATGCATGGTGGTGATCCTCAGCCTGAAACTTGCCATTCTGGAACTAAACATGATCTTGTTGAATCACCAATTCCGTGGACTGCAAGTAATGATGGATTTATTTCATGTCCTCCAATTGAAATGGGTGGTTGTGGTGATTGTGTGTTGGAGCTTAAACGAATTATTCCAGATGGATGGATTTCAGATTTGGAAAAGGAGGCTTCAGATTTATTGGAAAATTTCCAAACCGTTTTGACGAATTTGAATAGCAGCTGTTCTGAAACAGGCATGGAGATGTTATATAGAGCAGCTTCTAGATTAGGATCTGATGACAACTTCTTGTATTATCCACCTTCAACAGAGAttcaagaggaagaagaacttTTGCGCTTTCAAAAACATTGGGTTAAAGGCGAACCAGTTATAGTTCGGAATGTTCTTAAAAAGGTGAATGGTCTAAGCTGGGAGCCAATGGTCATGTGGCGTGCTTTATGTGAAAATCTGGACATGGCAATCAGTTCTAAGATTTCAGAAGTGAAGGCCATTGATTGCTTGGCTGGTTGTGAG GTGGAGATTAAGACTCGCCAGTTTTTCCAAGGCTATACAGAAGGCAGAAGATATGATAACTTCTGGCCGGAGATGCTCAAATTAAAGGACTGGCCTCCTTCTGACAAGTTTGAAGATCTTTTGCCACGCCACtgtgatgaatttataagtGCATTGCCATTTCAAGAATACTGTGATCCTAGGGCTGGTTTCCTCAACCTTGCAGTTAAGCTTCCATATGGTGTCTTAAAACCAGATATGGGTCCAAAAACTTATATTGCTTACGGGGTCGCTGAAGAGCTTGGAAGAGGGGACTCTGTGACAAAGCTTCATTGTGATATGTCAGATGCG GTTAATATATTGACACAGACAGCAGAAGTAGAGTTAACCGAGCAACAGCGTTCTGCAGTGGAAATATTGAAAGAGAAACACAGGGCACAAGATCTAAAGGAAGGTCTTGTGCAAGAGAAACTGGTTGGACCTTTCGGAAAGCCCAGTGGCGAGCAACCCAGTACAGAAGGGGGTGCTTTGTGGGACATTTTCAGAAGGGAGGATGTTCCCAAGTTAGAGGCATATCTTAGAAAGCATTTCAAAGAATTCAGGCACACCTATTGCTCCCCGGTAGAACAG GTTGTTCATCCGATCCATGATCAATGTTTTTATTTAACTTCAGAGCACAAAAGGAAGTTGAACGAAGAATTTG GAATTGAGCCCTGGAGCTTTGAACAAAAGCTTGGAGAGGCTGTATTTATTCCAGCTGGATGCCCGCACCAAGTCAGAAATCTCAAG TCTTGTACAAAAGTAGCTGTGGACTTTGTCTCCCCTGAAAACATTCATGAGTGCCTGCGATTAACAAAGGAGTTCAGACTTCTGCCGAAGAACCATAAAGCCCGAGAAGACAAACTTGAA ATTAAGAAGATGATACTGTATGCAGTTGAGCAAGCAATCAAAGATGCGAGGAGTTTGTTAGCACAAGAAGTTTTGTCTTAG
- the LOC123219186 gene encoding lysine-specific demethylase JMJ25 isoform X2, giving the protein MGAMIADQNTADQNTLDSYNDEKVQQRIHGASKLSWIASKRRIMKVMCDESMKELEKEKEKKNVESPAQRFKVSLKKRKVSGLSGIFGDTRIPKKPRSDVNEKVNHEDEVLNKKICFEDEVLEDKLDLDDETMALLRIKERQRFRSSDDPTIKRCPKNERRKSELVKNSSCPSSSSSSRSSSSVSRSDSYSNDRCTMRNVKAKILERFKCHQCMKIERRIVVPCTNCKCRAYCIQCIKQWYPQMSEEDIAELCPFCRRNCNCSVCLHTCGLIKTSKRKITDREKARHLHYLIKLLLPFLRQICEEQTQETEIEAIIQGVHSSEVEIPEIQCGNDERVYCNHCATSIIDLHRGCPNCSYELCISCCQEIREGSLSGCGEMKFRYINRGYSYMHGGDPQPETCHSGTKHDLVESPIPWTASNDGFISCPPIEMGGCGDCVLELKRIIPDGWISDLEKEASDLLENFQTVLTNLNSSCSETGMEMLYRAASRLGSDDNFLYYPPSTEIQEEEELLRFQKHWVKGEPVIVRNVLKKVNGLSWEPMVMWRALCENLDMAISSKISEVKAIDCLAGCEVEIKTRQFFQGYTEGRRYDNFWPEMLKLKDWPPSDKFEDLLPRHCDEFISALPFQEYCDPRAGFLNLAVKLPYGVLKPDMGPKTYIAYGVAEELGRGDSVTKLHCDMSDAVNILTQTAEVELTEQQRSAVEILKEKHRAQDLKEGLVQEKLVGPFGKPSGEQPSTEGGALWDIFRREDVPKLEAYLRKHFKEFRHTYCSPVEQVVHPIHDQCFYLTSEHKRKLNEEFGIEPWSFEQKLGEAVFIPAGCPHQVRNLKSCTKVAVDFVSPENIHECLRLTKEFRLLPKNHKAREDKLEIKKMILYAVEQAIKDARSLLAQEVLS; this is encoded by the exons ATGGGAGCTATGATAGCAGATCAAAATACAGCTGATCAAAATACGCTTGATAGCTACAATGATGAAAAAGTGCAGCAGAGGATTCATGGAGCCTCGAAACTTTCCTGGATTGCTTCAAAGCGGAGAATTATGAAAGTTATGTGCGATGAAAGTATGAAGGAactagagaaagagaaagaaaagaaaaatgtagaGTCACCTGCTCAACGATTCAAAGTTTcattgaagaaaagaaaggtgAGTGGACTCTCTGGAATATTTGGGGATACCAGAATTCCAAAGAAGCCTCGTAGCGACGTAAATGAGAAAGTTAATCATGAAGATGAAGTGTTGAACAAGAAAATCTGTTTTGAAGATGAAGTTCTGGAGGACAAACTGGATCTTGATGATGAAACAATGGCTTTATTGAGGATCAAAGAACGTCAGAGGTTTAGAAGTTCAGACGATCCAACAATCAAAAGATGcccaaaaaatgaaagaaggaaGAGTGAGTTAGTGAAGAATTCTTCATGCCCTTCATCGTCATCATCTTCTAGATCCTCCAGTTCGGTTTCAAGAAGTGATAGTTATAGCAATGATAGATGTACAATGAGAAATGTGAAG GCTAAAATTTTAGAGCGTTTCAAATGTCATCAGTGTATGAAAATTGAACGTAGAATTGTTGTCCCTTGCACAAACTGTAAATGTAGAGCGTACTGTATCCAATGCATCAAACAATG GTATCCTCAGATGTCAGAAGAAGACATAGCAGAGTTATGCCCATTTTGCCGTAGAAATTGCAACTGCAGTGTATGCTTGCACACTTGTGGTTTGATTAAG ACATCAAAGAGGAAAATAACTGATCGGGAAAAGGCTCGGCATCTGCATTACTTGATTAAGTTACTACTTCCTTTTTTAAGACAAATTTGTGAGGAACAAACTCAGGAGACAGAAATTGAAGCAATCATTCAAG GGGTGCATTCTTCAGAGGTTGAAATACCAGAGATACAGTGCGGCAATGATGAACGTGTTTATTG TAACCACTGTGCAACTTCCATTATTGATCTTCATCGAGGCTGCCCAAATTGTTCTTATGAACTCTGCATCAGCTGTTGCCAAGAAATTCGTGAGGGAAGCCTTTCAGGCTGTGGTGAAATGAAGTTTAGGTATATCAACCGAGGCTACAGTTACATGCATGGTGGTGATCCTCAGCCTGAAACTTGCCATTCTGGAACTAAACATGATCTTGTTGAATCACCAATTCCGTGGACTGCAAGTAATGATGGATTTATTTCATGTCCTCCAATTGAAATGGGTGGTTGTGGTGATTGTGTGTTGGAGCTTAAACGAATTATTCCAGATGGATGGATTTCAGATTTGGAAAAGGAGGCTTCAGATTTATTGGAAAATTTCCAAACCGTTTTGACGAATTTGAATAGCAGCTGTTCTGAAACAGGCATGGAGATGTTATATAGAGCAGCTTCTAGATTAGGATCTGATGACAACTTCTTGTATTATCCACCTTCAACAGAGAttcaagaggaagaagaacttTTGCGCTTTCAAAAACATTGGGTTAAAGGCGAACCAGTTATAGTTCGGAATGTTCTTAAAAAGGTGAATGGTCTAAGCTGGGAGCCAATGGTCATGTGGCGTGCTTTATGTGAAAATCTGGACATGGCAATCAGTTCTAAGATTTCAGAAGTGAAGGCCATTGATTGCTTGGCTGGTTGTGAG GTGGAGATTAAGACTCGCCAGTTTTTCCAAGGCTATACAGAAGGCAGAAGATATGATAACTTCTGGCCGGAGATGCTCAAATTAAAGGACTGGCCTCCTTCTGACAAGTTTGAAGATCTTTTGCCACGCCACtgtgatgaatttataagtGCATTGCCATTTCAAGAATACTGTGATCCTAGGGCTGGTTTCCTCAACCTTGCAGTTAAGCTTCCATATGGTGTCTTAAAACCAGATATGGGTCCAAAAACTTATATTGCTTACGGGGTCGCTGAAGAGCTTGGAAGAGGGGACTCTGTGACAAAGCTTCATTGTGATATGTCAGATGCG GTTAATATATTGACACAGACAGCAGAAGTAGAGTTAACCGAGCAACAGCGTTCTGCAGTGGAAATATTGAAAGAGAAACACAGGGCACAAGATCTAAAGGAAGGTCTTGTGCAAGAGAAACTGGTTGGACCTTTCGGAAAGCCCAGTGGCGAGCAACCCAGTACAGAAGGGGGTGCTTTGTGGGACATTTTCAGAAGGGAGGATGTTCCCAAGTTAGAGGCATATCTTAGAAAGCATTTCAAAGAATTCAGGCACACCTATTGCTCCCCGGTAGAACAG GTTGTTCATCCGATCCATGATCAATGTTTTTATTTAACTTCAGAGCACAAAAGGAAGTTGAACGAAGAATTTG GAATTGAGCCCTGGAGCTTTGAACAAAAGCTTGGAGAGGCTGTATTTATTCCAGCTGGATGCCCGCACCAAGTCAGAAATCTCAAG TCTTGTACAAAAGTAGCTGTGGACTTTGTCTCCCCTGAAAACATTCATGAGTGCCTGCGATTAACAAAGGAGTTCAGACTTCTGCCGAAGAACCATAAAGCCCGAGAAGACAAACTTGAA ATTAAGAAGATGATACTGTATGCAGTTGAGCAAGCAATCAAAGATGCGAGGAGTTTGTTAGCACAAGAAGTTTTGTCTTAG